CCCGTTGCCGTCCATGATGATCGCCACGTGCATCCCCGACACGTCCGCGGAAAAAGAGCTTTGTCTCATAAAGCGCAAGGGCGTAAAAAATCCGTTTCAGCGGTCGCGCACGGCATGGATCAGCGCTTCCATGTGGTCCAGGTACAGCTCCAGGGCGCGGCGCCCCTCCGCCGTGAGGCGGTACTCGGTGCGCGGCACCCGTCCCTCGAACGACTTGCTGCACGCCACGTATCCGGCCTCCTCCAGCCGGCGCGCGTGCACGCTCAGGTTGCCGTCGGTGAGACCCAGCATGTCCTTGAGCGCATTGAAGGTCAGCGTCTGGTTCACCGCCAGCGCGCTGACGATCCCCAGCCGCACCCGCTCGTGGATGAGCCGGTCCAGCTCCGGGGCGTCCGCGGCGCCGCCCCCAGCGATGCTGCGGAGGCCGAAGTCCTCGCCCCCGCCGGGCGCCTGCTTGGCCTTACCCACCGTACCTCCAGGCGATGACCGATCCGAACAGCAGGTGGAGCCCGCCGAACCCGAGCGCCATGGTGGCGTTCCCCCAGGCGGCGGGAGTGAAGAGCGCCGCCGTCCCCAGCGCCATGAAGCACATCCCCATCACGGGGACGATGCGCACCGAGAAGGCCCCCGCCGTCACCACGCCGGTGCCGAAGAGGAGGAGCCAGGTCCCCGGGAGCGCCGCGGCCAGCCCGGCCTCGTACAGGAAGACGGTGAGCAGCGCCCCCGCAACCAGCGGCGGCGCCAGGCTCAACGCGAACTTGCGCCCGGGCCCGGAGAGGAGCGGCATCCGGGCCGCCCGCGCCTTGCGGGCCGTGGTCCACCCGGCGATCCCCAGCGAGAAGAGCGCCTCCGCCCACCACACGCCCAGCCAGGCCTCCGGCGTGTGCTGGCGCGAGGCGACCCACGCCGCGGCGACGGCGGTGAAGCCCACCACCACCATCCCCCACCCGGAGACGGCGGTGAAGCTCCCGGCGCGCTCCATGGTCTCCCGGATGAAGCGCAGGTTGTCCATCGCCCTGGCGTGCAGGTCGAGGGGCTCTTCGTCCGGGGCGGATCGGATGGGGTGTACGGTAGCCATGAGGAGAGGATAGCGCGGGGTCGTCCGCGTGTCAAGTACTTTGCGATGCAAAGTTGAGGTGCGCCCGGTCCGGCGCCCTTCCCGCCCCTTGTGAGGCCGGGGGGGGCGCTCCATCTTCTCCGGGGGCCCCTCGTTGCGGCTTCCGTCCGCCGCACGCGCCATTCCACGCCAGACCACGCCCGCCATGCCCCTGCTGATCGGTGTCCCCAAGGAAACCGCGCCGCTGGAGCGCCGCGTCGCGCTCGTCCCGGACGTGGTCGGCCGCCTGGTGAAGGACGGCGCGCAGGTGGTGGTGGAGCGCGGCGCGGGGGAGGCCGCCTTCTTCCCCGACGGATCGTACGAGGAGGCGGGGGCCCATCTCGTGGCGCGCCCGGAGGCGTACGACGTGGACGTGCAGGCGCGGGTGCAGCCCCCGTCGGAGGAGGAGCTCCCGCTGCTGCGCTCCGGGAGCGTGCTGGTGGGCTTCCTCCGCCCGCTGGACGACCCGCAGGGGGTGGCGCGGCTGGCCGCGGCCGGGGTGACGGCGCTCAGCATGGAGATGGTGCCGCGCACCACCCGCGCCCAGAAGATGGACGCCCTGTCGGCCATGGGCACCATCGCCGGGTACCGGGCCGTGCTCCTGGGGGCGGAGGCGCTCCCCCGCTTCTTCCCGCTGCTGACCACCGCCGCGGGGACGATCCGCCCGGCCAAGGTGCTGGTCCTGGGCGCCGGGGTGGCGGGGCTCCAGGCCATCGCCACGGCGCGGCGGCTGGGCGCCGTGGTCTCCGCGTACGACGTGCGGGCCGCCGCGCGCGAGCAGGTGGAGAGCGTGGGCGGCCGCTTCGTGGAGCTGCAGCTGGAGACGGGCGACGCCGAGACCGCGGGCGGCTACGCGCGCGCCCTGGACGAGGAGCGGCAGCGCCGCCAGACGGAGCTGCTGGTGCCCCACGTGGGCGCGGCGGACGTGGTGGTGACCACCGCGCTGGTGCCCGGGATGCGGGCGCCGCTCCTGGTGACGGAGGAGGCGGTGCTCGCCATGGCGCCGGGGTCGGTGGTGGTGGACGTGGCCGCGCCAAACGGGGGGAACTGCGCCGCCACGCGCCCGGGCGAGACGGTGCTGACCGGGAACGGGGTGCGGGTGCTGGGGGCGCTGAACCTCCCCGCGGAGATGCCGATGCACGCCAGCCAGATGTACTCGCGCACGGTGGCGGCCATGATCGGCGAGTTCGTGAAGGAGGGGACGTTCACCCCCGACTTCGAGGACGAGATCTTCCGCGGGGCCTGCGTGGCGCACGGCGGCGAGGTGGCGAACGAGCGGGTCCGCGGCCTCCTTCAGCCCGCCTGAGCCATGCCGAGCGACCTCACCCTCCCCGCCGCGGACGGCTTCCCGCTCGCCGCGACGCGCTTCGACCCGGCGGGCGACCCCGGGCGCGTGGTGCTGGTGGCGCCCGCCACCGGGGTGCGCCGGAAGCTGTACCGCCCGCTGGCGGAGTTCCTGGCCGGGGAGGGCTTCGCCGTGCTCACCTGGGACTGGCGGGGGACGGGCGGGAGCCGCCCGCCGAGCCTGCGCGGCTTCCGCGCGACCATGCGCGACTGGGCGGAGCGCGACCTGGCCGGGGCCATCGACCACGCGGCGGAGCGGTGGCCGGGGGCGTCGCTCTTCGCGCTGGGGCACAGCTTCGGAGGGCAGGCGATCGGGCTCGCCCCGAACGCGCCCCGGCTGCGCGCCCTGGTGACGGTGGCGGCGCAGAGCGGGTGGTGGGGGCACTGGCCGGCG
Above is a genomic segment from Longimicrobiaceae bacterium containing:
- a CDS encoding transcriptional regulator codes for the protein MGKAKQAPGGGEDFGLRSIAGGGAADAPELDRLIHERVRLGIVSALAVNQTLTFNALKDMLGLTDGNLSVHARRLEEAGYVACSKSFEGRVPRTEYRLTAEGRRALELYLDHMEALIHAVRDR
- a CDS encoding Re/Si-specific NAD(P)(+) transhydrogenase subunit alpha, with the protein product MPLLIGVPKETAPLERRVALVPDVVGRLVKDGAQVVVERGAGEAAFFPDGSYEEAGAHLVARPEAYDVDVQARVQPPSEEELPLLRSGSVLVGFLRPLDDPQGVARLAAAGVTALSMEMVPRTTRAQKMDALSAMGTIAGYRAVLLGAEALPRFFPLLTTAAGTIRPAKVLVLGAGVAGLQAIATARRLGAVVSAYDVRAAAREQVESVGGRFVELQLETGDAETAGGYARALDEERQRRQTELLVPHVGAADVVVTTALVPGMRAPLLVTEEAVLAMAPGSVVVDVAAPNGGNCAATRPGETVLTGNGVRVLGALNLPAEMPMHASQMYSRTVAAMIGEFVKEGTFTPDFEDEIFRGACVAHGGEVANERVRGLLQPA
- a CDS encoding alpha/beta fold hydrolase codes for the protein MPSDLTLPAADGFPLAATRFDPAGDPGRVVLVAPATGVRRKLYRPLAEFLAGEGFAVLTWDWRGTGGSRPPSLRGFRATMRDWAERDLAGAIDHAAERWPGASLFALGHSFGGQAIGLAPNAPRLRALVTVAAQSGWWGHWPASTKLAYAALWKVVMPLTTRALGRFPMRRLGMGEDLPAGVALEWARWCSRPEYLGDWSGHAALTLPILAFSFADDPFAPRAAVEALHARYGSRALTRRHVAPAEVGAKRIGHFGFFRPGVAPGLWREAADWMSAR